One genomic segment of Oleidesulfovibrio alaskensis DSM 16109 includes these proteins:
- a CDS encoding DMT family transporter — MQNTMSFSLRSPLNGLRFSGASAGYLSALVAAVVMSLTGIIIKHISDEYALPPAQLAFWRNALVFLTLLPVLTLLRVPVRVHGKADNRLLVAYGFMLASMNLDWTIAVIETGASVATVLSYCSAAYSGILGWLLLGERMSRSLALAVVICLSGCALVCGVLTPEVWSGMSTLGLVTGFASGLLYAGYGMMGRLAACRGLNPWVTLLHIFGYASLFQVLFNVIAALFVPSWGLGVMSIQGMNMEPGCWVAMLALAVGPTLLGMGMYNVSLGMLSVGVANTILLLEPALAATFAYFTIGEMLTPMQWAGIAMITGGVAVLPRSSSPARLTEEHAAAVADAVGAVGAAVQAVPGVVGNAVQSLPEVLPDAITGAVTAAVNAVPGAVDAVVQAVAAPQGQTAAAGMTAATQAAACTGTDRPVSPAMGGAAVHSA; from the coding sequence ATGCAGAACACCATGTCTTTTTCGTTGCGCAGCCCCCTGAACGGACTGCGGTTTTCCGGCGCTTCGGCCGGTTATCTTTCGGCTCTTGTGGCCGCTGTGGTCATGTCGTTGACCGGCATCATCATTAAACACATAAGCGATGAATACGCTCTGCCGCCGGCGCAGCTTGCCTTCTGGCGCAATGCGCTGGTTTTTCTGACGCTGCTGCCCGTGCTGACGCTGCTGCGCGTGCCCGTGCGGGTGCACGGCAAGGCCGACAACAGGCTTCTGGTTGCCTACGGTTTCATGCTGGCTTCCATGAACCTTGACTGGACCATCGCCGTCATTGAAACGGGTGCTTCCGTGGCCACGGTGCTTTCTTACTGCTCCGCGGCATATTCCGGCATACTCGGCTGGCTGCTGCTGGGCGAAAGAATGAGCCGCTCGCTGGCGCTGGCGGTTGTCATCTGCCTTTCGGGCTGCGCACTGGTGTGCGGCGTGCTCACACCGGAAGTCTGGAGCGGTATGAGCACTCTGGGGCTTGTCACGGGATTCGCCTCGGGGCTTCTGTATGCCGGTTACGGAATGATGGGGCGTCTTGCAGCCTGCCGGGGGCTTAACCCTTGGGTGACGCTGCTGCATATCTTCGGGTACGCCAGCCTGTTTCAGGTGCTGTTCAACGTCATTGCCGCGCTGTTTGTTCCTTCATGGGGGCTGGGCGTCATGAGCATACAAGGCATGAATATGGAACCGGGGTGCTGGGTGGCCATGCTGGCTCTTGCTGTGGGTCCCACGCTGCTGGGTATGGGTATGTACAACGTGTCGCTGGGCATGCTCTCCGTAGGAGTGGCCAACACCATCCTGCTGCTTGAACCGGCGCTGGCCGCCACTTTTGCCTATTTTACCATCGGCGAGATGCTTACACCCATGCAGTGGGCCGGCATAGCCATGATAACCGGCGGTGTGGCCGTTCTGCCCCGTTCATCTTCGCCTGCCCGGCTGACAGAAGAACACGCGGCGGCCGTGGCAGACGCCGTGGGTGCCGTGGGTGCGGCTGTTCAGGCTGTGCCCGGAGTGGTGGGCAACGCCGTGCAGTCGTTGCCGGAAGTGCTGCCCGATGCCATAACCGGTGCCGTGACAGCCGCTGTGAACGCCGTGCCGGGGGCAGTGGACGCAGTGGTGCAGGCAGTTGCCGCACCGCAGGGGCAGACAGCAGCTGCCGGTATGACCGCAGCGACACAGGCTGCGGCCTGCACCGGCACAGACAGGCCGGTTTCTCCGGCCATGGGCGGTGCCGCCGTGCACAGTGCGTAA